In Synchiropus splendidus isolate RoL2022-P1 chromosome 11, RoL_Sspl_1.0, whole genome shotgun sequence, the DNA window AGACAAAATTAAATACaatcaatgaatgaaaacaaaattaagTAAATTTAGACACACAGGCCTTAGGATGAATGTTCTAGGTGTTTAAGTGGAAAATGTGCACCATTTAAATACCACTGACCAGCCACTGCTGTTATTTgaagaaggggaaaaaatgaaaccaGACTTCCAGAGGTTTTAGGTCCTCATCAGCTAAGTACCACAATATATATGGGATTTATGTCAAAGCACAGGAGGATAGGAGAGAAGGAAGCCTTAAcagcatcacaaaaaaaaaaaaaaaaaaaaaaaggacaaaatatataggaaaatacaaaatgatGTATGCATTATGTAACGTTATCAAATAGCGATTGCttgaaatactgaaaaaaagttGTAATGTCAATTATATTGAATGAAATCAATGACAATTAGGGGAAATAAAATAGGAGCCAAATAAAGACGATTATTTTTAAAGAgtaaaaatatgaaatcaaGAGACAGAAACAGCAAAAAATAGTATTGAGAAATATCACAAGatatactataatatatatatataactatataaaatatatcattttctATTTGAAAACGAATGATGAAAACGAACATCCACTGAGATAAATAAGTGAAAGTTTGATGTGTAGTCAGAATGGAGAACACACACCAGTCCAGGGATTGAGAAAAAGCAAGTACCAGGAGCAGAGCATTCATCCACGCTGCCCATAGGTGTACATTTCTACGATGACCTCTCACCTGCGTGCTTGCTTGCTCCAGTTTCAGCCTGATGTTTTCATTGGCGTTGGTGAGGCGAACGTCAGCGTCCACAACTATAAACAGGTAATTCAAAGACCAGTAatcctgaaaaataaaaaagcagaagTCAAGACTCAGTAACAAAGAACAAAACTTGTAGTCACCTCTGTAAAAGTGGTATTCCACAGGCGAGAGTGCAAAGTCACTTTTGCAATACTGTCCAGGCCGACTAGAGGGCAGCGTACCTCCACGCAGTTCAGTCCTTCTGAGCAAGTCTGGGAGGGGTCAGGTGAGGTTGCATGTCAGAAAAGCGGGAATACTGCATGGACtataaaataatactaatagactgtggaaaaacaaaaagaaaaaaaaaaagtgcagcatTGCAGAAAGCACTGCATGAACACAACACTATAAACATTTTGTCTGTGATTATAGGATGTAACTTAAACCacgttgaaaaaaagaaattgtcatGAAAAATAGTAACCTGACCCAGCATAGAGTAGGATGAACAATATCACATTAAAGATGAGCTAACTTTTATGCACACTGAAGTATATGAAGCGGTTGTATTGTCTTCACCAAGGTTTTGTGCCGTCTTGTCAGAAGTGATGTAAACTGGTCAGAAGAGAGAGCTTCCGGCTCTACTTGCCGTCTCCTTCTCAGTGGTTCAGTCCAACCCTGTTGGCAAAAACATTATTTAGCTGGCAGTGGCGTAATGCGAGTCATGAAATGAGCGTTACCTTGACGGATCTGAGCGGGTCGACCTCCCTCGCAGGAGAGCATGGGATGGGCTGCACTCCACTGTGAGTGATCTGGGTGAGATAGAGCATCCATTTTCCAACCGCGTTCTCCTTTGGCCAGCGGATGTTGAGGGAGGCGTTGGCGAAGGATTTCAGCGGTCGGCCCAGGTTGATGATCTGTTGCACCGCAGAATCAGTGACACAAAAGAGCCGCGCCCTGATTGAAAAGAGGCGCGTTTCCCACCTGGAAGTCAAATTGAATTTCGGGTCCCATTTGTGTCCTGGAGTTAATGGCACTTTCACCGAGTGCGCTATCACCAGGCGTCACTTGAGACGGCCTGGCTTGGCTGCAATGACCACAAATTGATGTGAATGTTTATTAAAACATTGCCTTAAAATCTATGAATTTACCTGTACACTTGCAGTGCCAGCTCAAACGCTACCTTTGCCACTGCCTCCACTGGCAGTACTTCCTGCACGCTGGTGCTAGACCAGAACATATATTTCACTCTCAGGTCAACATCATAGACCAATATATGATTCCCATGTGCTCACGTGTTAAGCTGCAGATTGATACTGATGTCTGTAGTACTCAGCAAAATAGCAGATGTGGACAGTTTCACATAAAATATGACCTGTGTAGACAAACAGAGCGGTGAAATACACAACATACGAGCTCATCTTTACAGACAGACTGACCTGGGCATCTCTTCTGAGAGGATTCCCAAGATCACAGTCCAGAATGGTTCCATTGCTGTTAGGTGTACATGCAACTTGAGGTTGctgaaaacacagacaagaGGGTAGCACAATTGAGCAACATGTTCATATcacaaaacgtttttttttttggtagaaAAATAGCTAGAAAATAGTATGGATAGTAtaatttcttcttatttttctattttttttattactattattttgtgttattgttATGATGTTATTTGCGGTAACTGCAGTGGTGGTGTTCACTGATTATTTTCTCAAATAATCAGATGAAAATGACTATTTTGACTAATCAATGGATGTTTAAGCAAGGTGACAATAATCTCtataagcaaaataaataagcaaataattGGGAATAACTCATTTCGCTCTCGCTGTTCTCTGCTTCCCTCTAGTGTCAGTTATATGCGATTGATAGCGTTTTTACTTTcttatataaatgtattttggccttttcttttcctccaaaAGTAATTCCATTTATGCCGTTAAATGTTCATAAATCGTTGGTTTTCATATTTACGGTGCAACTCGTTCTTTACTCTTAGTGTTTCTGATTTAGTTACGTTTTTTCTATTAAAAATATGCTTTTCTTACTTGCTATTGCAGTGTGTGTCCAATCATACAGTAGGTCATCTTTTTTTTGACAATGTTTTATCATAAAAGTCCAACGCCCTCTTATTGTTGgcagtgtgtatgtgtatgtcaCTTTTTTATCTTTTGCGTGTGTGTCTTCAAACCCGGGCAAGGTGCTGATTCcccatattatattatttattaatgaatCAGAATTTGTTTTTGGACTTCAATTTTAattcaggacttttttttttccattttgtgcgatttatatatatttaatgtttgGTTCTGCCTTTCCCCAGCAGTGGAAACATTAGTGGAAATTTCTCGTCCCTCAAAATGaatttggaaaagaaaagttttGATGGCCCCCTTACATCTGTCAGACTGTATAACGCGGCCCCTAAGAAGATTTAATTGCCAGCCTCTGGCTCATATCATCGTCCTCTTTTCATGAAGCACAATACTCTCCACTCACATTTGCTGTGTCCTCCAGAACAGAGGTGTGGTGAAGCGTGTTCGGCAGCGTAATAACAGCGCGCGCCTGATGTGCGTCATCGCCATCTTTGTTAGTCACTTTGATCTCGAGAGCGATGTCTTCTTTAGACGGGGTAATGACAGCGACACCGTTGTCTCTGCGAACGTGGCAGCAGCACAACTATGGTTATTTAAGGATGTAAAGGTGGACGGTTCGATCGCTCACCTTGCAAGAGAACTGTAAACATCTTTCCCGTTGGTGTTTCTGTGGGAGCAGAACCTGTACTGCAGTTGTAAGTTGCTTTGGCAGATATTGTCACTGCCACACCCTGAATTGATCAAGATCAGctgaaattttaaaaataaggaATGAGTCTATTCAAAAGCATGAAGACAACAATACAAAGTGCCAGTGGAGAGTGGCCCCTCGGTAAGTTCAATCAAACACGAGGAACTGTTGAAGCGTCAGGtagcagtgtcttcattttcagagcccgctggatggcactctcggcacctttaaaaaaaaaaaaaaaaaaaagaaacggaaTTTTTTAACCCAGAGCGCCCCCCACTGAGCCCTGGAAATAAAAGCTTCCTGCTTCATGAGGCGTGATCAGCCCTCAGTAATCGCTGTAGCCCATCAGGATCTTTGCTCCCACCTCAGAAACCGAGCTCCTCCGATGATAGAGGTTAAGAACTGGGTTTGTATCCAGAGCAGAACCGGTCCGTGAACTCTGGTTGGACTCCAGCAGAGACAGTGTGACAGAAATAGGGATCTTGCTCAGCTTGTCTTTAATATCTCGCTGCAACCACGACAGTTAGTTGGAAACAGGATGATGGAGAAACAGCATTCAGACAATGAACCGTTACCAGTAGTCGAAGCCGGATGTCTTTACAGACTTCGATCTCAGGTCCAGGCAGCTCTAACATTCCGTGTGCTGAACCCATGAACCTCACTCTGGATGTCTTTGCCTCATTGTTGACCTCAAATCTGTAGTTCAACACTGCAATGAGACAAAGCAATACAGTGATTGCTACGGCcctgaaatataaaacatgagCACATCACGCTGTGTTAATATGGATTTTATgacagcaaacactgcatcacaAATGTTCTCTGGCTATTCTACCACCAGCATGATGACTTCAACTTATCACCCATTTACTTATTCTACCCACACTGCCTCCTACCGCAACAACAACTTCACTTACAACTTATTTCTGCTACCTCTCCCGATATGTATCCTGTGGCATCATTCACTGCATCTTTGTCTGCTACCACAATGACTCAGCTTCATCTCTGGTTGCACGGACTCCTGCTGCTGTTACGTCTACTTACACATCCTTTTACCTTAACAAAAATATTCCCTGTAATAACAAGTTACACTGCCACAACTCCTTGTAATCTAGTGTCTCTCCTAAGCCAGGGAGCAAAGTGTAGTCGAAATTGTAGAAGATACTttttaatttgtaaaaaaataagtgaaaatcATGAAAATTGTTGAAAATGGTGTGACACATGGTTATGTTGGTATGGTATTTGCAGAATGTTAATTTCATTAAAACCATCTATTGATAGGGGCAAGATGGCATATTTctcgttgtttttttttttgtttatttttaaacaattttcattttgaattcagGTGAACGCACATGAATTATTGAGACTCATTTGTTTGAGTGTAAAATagtctgaataaaacaaaccaaaaaaaatgtatagatAATAATACAATTTCAAAATGAGTGgcttgttttattgtatttttaaaaaatatagtaTAAATGCTTTTAATTATCACCATCACTGTTGTGATGTTCTTTTCAGATGTGGaagtccatttaaaaaaaatgaatgtacttcaacaccagaatgatcaaacgGAAGATGAATCTCTATACACACGCTTAAACCTCAGGTGTGGTTTGTGAGGTTGTTGCAGTCAGTGGCATCATTGTTTTGGTAGTTTCTGTCTAACAAGTTTGGGAACTCCGGATCTACACAATCTAATCCTAAATTATTTCTCAGTGTTTTCCTCAGAAGCTACTTCCTCCTAATTCCAACATCCACCATTGCATCTTTTTCCCTTCCTGTAACGTCTCATGAAACTAACCCCCTGCTACAACCAAGACTCCTCACCACTGCTATTTCTGCTGCGACTACCACCCTACTCTCAGCACCCTGCAGTTTCATTTGCCACTGCTATGACATATTCTCCCCATTACAACTCAACCTTCTTCATTAAGACTACCTTCACTACTGAGTCTGGCGTCCCAGCTACtgaatctatatatatatatattgtataacTTCACAGCCTTTTGGCACAGTTGCGATCTTGGGGCTTGCACTGCCAATGATTTATGGATCAAACATACCCATTTTTTGCTGGGTTGATGCTGCATGTGCCTTCCAGGTGAAACACGCATGTGCGTCACGATAGCTTTGAAAAGGAGAGagtgtcaatatttatttattattgagcGGGAAACTTATGAATTTCTTACCATGCTTTTTTATTGCATTGCTCTTTTTCCAAGTCTATTTCATTTGGTTTTATCCGTAGGTGGCTGTTGACGCTGACCACCGGTCTGGCTctgaagcaacacacacagttgCGTCATATACGTGTTTTTTTACTCAGCAGGTCAAGCTTtgcgcttaaaaaaaaatcttctctgCCTGACACTGCGTTAGAGGTTTGACAATGCTTTTGTCCTGATCCCGGTTACAGACCTGATTCACTGCAACTCCACTACTGGTGCGATTGCAATTTAAATGTCCTTATTTCGCTCTTGTTGAATCATACATTTCAGGAAATAATATAGGAGCGACAGCTGGAAAAGACAATGCACATCAGGGTTTCCCACCGAAAATTGTTTAGTCAAGGTGGAATGAGTTTCAGTGATTGAAAGCCTGCGCCATCACAGACCTCTGCTCCTTATATGCAGTTAAATCCACTTTGAAATAAAAGAACCCATCAGACAGTGAGCGTACCTGAAGACGAAGACTGAACCTGAGAGTGAGCCAACTGCCAAATCAGGATAGCCATTGTCATCTATGTCCAAGTTGCCGGACAGAGaatatccaaacaaagacactgCCTTATCTCTTGAATGAAGCACCTGTAATGGCCAAGTTTGACAACTCAAATGGAATGGATTCTATCATTCAATCCACGCAATTATGGTGTGAAGATGACCTGCGCCGCTTTCCTGTGGATGCCCTCCGCCGAGCCACAGAAGATGTAAACTTTGCCAGACCCTTCATATGGCGCTCCAACGGCAATATCTGAAAGCAGAAGAGCTCAAGTTAGTCAGGTTACACGCCTAACAATTAACCCCTTCCCCTTCAACTCAAGCAACTCCCTCTGAAGATCATACTCTATTATTGCTATGTAATGTCACACATTGAAGTGCAACACCAGGATTTGACGCATAAAAAAAGGGTAGTGGCTTGAAAATTCAGATATTTCAGGTTCAGTCATTCCTCATTCTAAAGGGAATAGATGGGTGATGATGTGACGTTTCATAGAATTAGTTGTTGAAGCCCAACCATTTTACAACTGACAGtgacacctggtggcctctgaaaatccggtcactgtttcatgaaacttcatctgccCATCTCTATCACACAGGCTACTTCCAGATACAGATCAGAGAATGCTGCAATGCCCTTTATGAGAAAACCACTCCTGACATTTCTCTCAAACCCAACATCCAGGATTGATTTCTGGATAGAGAACTCAAGGTTTTGATGTCCAACAGTAACATTTATCACATAAAAACCTTTATATCCATCTTGATTAATGTCGCCAATGTTTTCCACTGCAAGCCCAAACATGGATTCTTTTTGACCCAAGAGTCTGATGGGTTCTCGGTTCTGCCAGTCTTTTCCTTTGTGGTTGATGTAGATGTAGACGGCTCCTCCCACCAAACTGTCTTTTAAGTAGAACTGAGGCGCTCCAACAGCAAGATCATCCCATCTGGAGTGGACATTGCAAAAACATGTTCTTAGATGTTCAAAGAATGTTGACTTTTCTGAGTGATTTCATAGATATCATTTATGTAtaggaaataaaaaatgtcagtGATTTCTAAATGCTTGTTACAGACAAGTTATTCTGACATGCAATACAAATAgctgtgaatgtgttttgaGTGTATGCATCTATCAAATATTTACAGTGAAATTCATGTTTTGATCTGTATGCCTTGAATCATATTTATAGGTTCATATATATTACTTTTATACCATGTTTCATAATAGCATATCAGTTCTGTGTTGTCACAATAAATCCTAAATTTCTCAGCATTTCTTATGCAACTAAAGACGCTTATTTTTCTTACCCATCAGAATTTAGATCCACCACTGCCACGTCGTATCCAAAAGACGAAGCCAAACCTGGACCAGAGAGAACCAGCTCCACAGACAGATTGCTTGGAGTCAGTGGGTCGGCCCTCAGGAATGCCACCTGTCCACTGTAGCCCCCTCTCGGTGCTCCGGACACGATGGTCAGCTCATCCTTTTCGAGCAGCGCCATCCCCGAATCAGTGGAGAATCCTAAAGCCAGCAGGAAAGTAGTGTAGTGTATTCACATGACCCTCTTAGATTCAACACACAAatctgacttaaaaaaaaatactgaccgAGGTAGCTGTTGAGATTGAAAGGAATGAGTTGAGAGTCAAACTTCTCAATATTCCCTGTCTCTCGAGGAGTGCTGCTGTAAATTTCCAGGTCGTTCAGAGGCTCCAAACGTACAATGCCTTTGGACCAAGAACATATAATTACTTCAATTCTTATGACtgagaacacaaaaaaataccactcacacacacactcttattCATGTCTATTGTGGTTTTAggttcttattttcagaggccaccagatggcactgtgtgcTGGGAAATCTCTGGCTTTGAACTACTATTTCAATGAAGCGTCACATCCTATTTGAACCAAGTGCGCCAGCTACTGCcctgctgaaaatgaggatggcTCCTGTTTGGCGAATCCATCACCAGCACGTACGTCGACTCATTCATGTCTTTAAATATACAGTACACACTTATAAATAAAAGACATATTAGCCCATTTACAATGAGCCTTGAAAGTTCTATTAAATTCAATAGTGTgggatgttttctgttttaaataaaagaatcaACAGAGACCTCAAATACATAACTAATCATGGAGTGGTAGAAGCAATGAAGTTTTATTAAACCGAAACCAGGACAACACAATGCATTTCAAATCCATTGAGTTATATGTGAAAACTAGTGGTGGGGCTTTAataagttaattacgattaattaattacaacaaatttaatttaatttaatttaatttaatttaatttaatttaactgtttgctctccagacaacacagaacctttgtgacaagacacgtcacagctaggatgataacaacaacaacaaacatggaggaatccctgaacaaaagcaaacaaaagcatctgtttgcttttgttcagggaggtttgtcactacacaatggccagggtttccactactcggatgtacttgaaattctgatacaaatattttcaagacattaaaagagctttagtttaaataaggtgatataaaaacttgaatatcgccaccatcatggtttattgtgctattgtcaaactgatgcaaaataaacaatagtttgttgattcagtaatgtactaaattcattcaaattgaaaaatgtggcttcctgTGGCAATTAGTCttctaccattaaactgtgattaattgagaatTAATcgcaaattctctaattaactgcattatttttttaatcgaatcctaCCCCTAGTGAAAAcatcatatttattgatttacagCAAACACTGAGGATCCATACTACATTTCGAACCAATTTTTCCAGGTGAGATATCCAGCCCTTTTGGCAGATGCACTGTGCCACCTGAGGCTTACATTTTCAACAAATATTATTCTGATCTAAGCAGAAAAATCTGTGGTTGTTGAACATTTTCTGTGTCCTATGACTGTGTACCAGTATACatatttgcttttctttttcattacgTCCCTCTCCAGTTGATCAACTAGTGAATCCAATTGCTGCAGCATCCTCTTCTCGTAGTGAATGAGCAGGAGGCAGACACACGTGCAGCACAACTATTTCCTTCACCAGGACTTCCATTGGTTGTTACCATTCCAACACACACATTACAGCAGTTTATATTCATCTGCTCGGTGCACTCACCTTTCCACTGATAGGCTCCTGGTGCTCCAAATATCACAGATTTTCCATCCTTTGCAAAGGATGCCCCGTGGCCCTGCTGGCAGAGTCCAAACCAGTCCTGGTTGATGGGACGCCTGCTGAGGTGGTCGTAGTCACACACCACCCTCCTCCATGTTCTGTCCTGATTCCCAACTTGCAGGTTGTCTCCCAGGATGTAGCACTGACCCGTTAACAAATGAGGGACATAAGGACCCGGGCTGGGGCTCCACTGCTGGTACCGGTGAGCGCAAGTCTGTAATGGCAGAATATGTGATAAACAACATTGCTTTCATTGTTCATATTTCCACTGTGTGGGCATTTCACTCTCCTTACAAAGCCCAAAacaatctgcaaaacaagagattTACAGATTGCAGTATGTTGACTATATTTTGATAAACAACATATTTCCATCGTGTTTTCCCCCGACTTTTTATGCACACACATTTTCAGATTTTCAGATGCTTCTTAGAAAAgtgcaaagaaacaaaaacaaagaaacttcCTCATCCTATtaagagtggaaaaaaaaaatgaatcaagctCATTTATCAAGTCAAGCATGCTCATGCATTGAGTGAAATTACCTCACAAAAATCTCTCTTCAAATTCAGAATGTTGCTGTGAGACAAGGAGACAAATATGCACTACAAACATCCTTTAATCACCACACAAGTAGGAGCCTTCCTATCAGTCaaacaatggatttgaaataaaaacagcagccaAAATACTGCCATTCTTGAGTGGCATCAAGAGCTGCCTTGAGAACCTgactttcagttttgttttaacAAGCAGAATTGAAATAACATTTGGTTCACATGTGTAAAATATTCTgtgatatttttaattttactgcaataaacacaaataacttGTGCATGTGTTTCATTTTAGTACTATACTTAAGACAGTAATGGGCCATATATTACCGTGAAAGCTGACATGGAGTCCAAGCATATGAATAATATACACTTTTTCAGACAGCAACCCTGCCATTGTTATTTCCAGTGTTTAGAATTTGCATAACAAATTTTCTTTTATGTGACTATGGTGATGAAATGTTTACCATTTACCAAGGTGTAGAAGGTTTTCTCATACATTCCGCacagcctcttcttcatgtctatTGTGTATTTATCAGACTCTATAATggtactgccatctgctgttcgTTTGTGCTCATTGTACTTTGTGTATTTGACATGAAATATATGGATAAAATACAAGTAATACAATGATATTTGACAAAGGAAGAaggtaaaataaacaaaaaaaaaggaaaaaaagcaatatgCATTAAGTGCTTCCAGTTGTGAAAAGAGCTTTACATTTGAACTCCAGTTCACTTCTCTTTTTAACAACTAAAATTAAGTTTGAGTCTTACCATGATATTTTTCCCTGGACCCTGGCTTGTCACTCTCACTCCCATCCACTGGCCATttatatttctactttcaaagaattctgttgaaaaaaaaaaatcaataaaatacaaataaaaaccaTTTCTTGAAAACCATTAACTTCTTTACTAAAACAAGACATAACATAAGGAAAACATACGTTTACTGTCAAAGTGAATTGGCTCACAGTGTTGGGATGGTGAAGACAGATCACACCGATAAACAACACCAGTAATGTTCTCTTGGCCTAAGTGTTTGGATTGTGGCGCACCAACAAGCAACCTGGTGGAAACATGCATGCAAATTCATTTCAGACTTTTGCTAAACCACCATAGCAGGCTACATGGTCTTCCACTCACAGGTTCTTCTTGGCagggtggagctgctggtggaagGCGATAGAATATCCAAACAGAGTCCCTGGCTCTCCAGTCTTCTGGATTACACTTTGTGTATCAAGGTTGTAAGTCATCACGAGTGAAGTCTGGACATTAAAAAGAATCCACAAAGGCACCCTGCGGAAAAATTGCTCCATGATCAAAAAATGTGCTTAGGTTCAAAGTGACAAAGGAAATTGAAATGACAGGTGGACAGTACGCAAACAGGGTGTGGTGCCAAGCAATTTATCTTGTGGATACTAACACTGCACTCTTCAACTTTGTGGTCGAGTTAACAATTAACTGAATATCATTTcagctgaagtcacatgacctgcaaaGCATTTTTCTAAAAATACTTTCTACAACATAAtgtacatctatctatctatctatctatctttatatatattataaatatactgtatgtatattTTTCTGCATATATACATTTAGATTTTTACACGTGAATAAAACTCATGACGtcttcatctatctatctatctatctatctatctatctatctatctatatgcacacagtttagatttttacACATGAATAAAACTCATGACGTCTTCAGGCGCTTTAATTACTCCGAGTCAATAGGGGGCAGTGCACATCTTAACACAGCAGTTCCGGAAAGATAGTTTATACATTTTTACATCACAAAATAtgtcagatttttctttttattttcatttttacggATTGGATTTGTATTTATAATTAAGTTTGAAAACTCAGTTTAAACATATTCGTCTGACGTAAGTGAGACATGTGATACAAACCTTACTGGGCATGCGCGGCATTAAATAACATTTGGCGGGGACAGTTCgcttttgctgtttttcttgcgttatatatgtatatatatgtcatCAGTTCATGCTTTTTAAAACTGGACAATAATGGTTGAAGGTCCCGGGTGTACGTTGAACGGAGAGAAAATCCGAGCAAAAGTGTGCAAGGGTCAGAAATTAAAGGATATCAGAGGAAGTTTGACAACAACATCTGCGGTGAGTTCACAGTATGACAGCAACGTTTGCGTGTACATTATTGATGTATTATACGATTGTCTGGGCTAGCATGCTCCTAACCGCCGTGCTTTCTATTTCAGAACAAGTCTGAGGGCAATGTTTTCCGTTGTCTTGTGGGGTCTCCATATACAGGGGTCGAGACTCTGGGAAAAGAACTCTTCCTGTATTTTGGCTCGAGAGCACTAAGGTAATGCACTCAATTTATTAAACATTCTCGGTCTTACACGTATATACCTTTTGTGTGTTGATCTCAACACCTAAATTACTGCAGTTCATCTACTACTTGTACAGATGTAACCATGCGTTTACCTACACTCTGTCTGGGTCTCACTGTAGATGGACAACTAACATggaaagtaataataatagatacaagaaaaaaagcatttgaGACGAAAATCTGGCCCAAAAACCCGTCTGCAACTGAGCGAAGATTCATTTGTGGAACACACATACATGTCACTGCACAGACACAAAAAGTAATCAAATATAACCGCATGAAAACGGACAAAAAAGGACATCACTGAGAAAATGGTGAACTACAAAAGAAGATAAGGACATAGAAAAAAATGAGTATTATTCTTCTCTCTACTCCTTTCAGTGTGTCTGTGAATATGATTGCGTACTGCGGTTTTGACATTGACATATGAAATGTAATGGAAATGGATGACAGATTGGAACTTAAACCATTAAAATACTTTCAAGACTGTTCCTCACCTTAAAACAAACTTTTCTTACCTCTCTCAGTTAGCGTTACCAGAATCACAAGTTGTTGAAGTGTAATTGAATCGTCATCTGCTTTATGACATGACTCCTCTTATCTTTTATGATCAATACAGGCCAAAATATAATTGTTGAATAGAGTAGGTTCACGgtacttatttttttaagttgagATCTCCATTTAACAACATTGGTATCTGTATTTTAATGCAACGTGGTATAGTGAATTATGCTAAAAAGGGCTGGGACTTAAATAGATTGATTATTAATCCCATTGACTGTATTTTACtttgaacatttttcagtgcaccaattGCAGGTGCATCGCATTGTACAATGAAACTAGCAAAATGTCCATGATGAAAAAGACTAAATGATACTGCACTGATCGAAGGCAAATTAAAGTTTATAAAACCTCACCTGTAAAACCTGTATCAGAGCACAAAACAATGTTGTTCTGCACTTTTTGCAGCAAAGAGATTGATCACCTTGGAGCACTTCTTTTTAAGCTCATGTGTGTGTTGTATTCTATTACagtattatataaaaaaaacatatatatatatatatatatatatatatatatatatatatatatatatatatatatatatatatataataaaaaatcaCATCCGTCCTCCAAGCCAAATACTTTCTCTACATAAATCACTTATTTTTCTGCAATTTAATtacattgaaatatatttaggagaattctttttcttttcagttattCAGCAAAAGAATTA includes these proteins:
- the LOC128766905 gene encoding integrin alpha-6-like isoform X2; translated protein: MSAFTTCAHRYQQWSPSPGPYVPHLLTGQCYILGDNLQVGNQDRTWRRVVCDYDHLSRRPINQDWFGLCQQGHGASFAKDGKSVIFGAPGAYQWKGIVRLEPLNDLEIYSSTPRETGNIEKFDSQLIPFNLNSYLGFSTDSGMALLEKDELTIVSGAPRGGYSGQVAFLRADPLTPSNLSVELVLSGPGLASSFGYDVAVVDLNSDGWDDLAVGAPQFYLKDSLVGGAVYIYINHKGKDWQNREPIRLLGQKESMFGLAVENIGDINQDGYKDIAVGAPYEGSGKVYIFCGSAEGIHRKAAQVLHSRDKAVSLFGYSLSGNLDIDDNGYPDLAVGSLSGSVFVFRARPVVSVNSHLRIKPNEIDLEKEQCNKKACYRDAHACFTWKAHAASTQQKMVLNYRFEVNNEAKTSRVRFMGSAHGMLELPGPEIEVCKDIRLRLLRDIKDKLSKIPISVTLSLLESNQSSRTGSALDTNPVLNLYHRRSSVSELILINSGCGSDNICQSNLQLQYRFCSHRNTNGKDVYSSLARDNGVAVITPSKEDIALEIKVTNKDGDDAHQARAVITLPNTLHHTSVLEDTANQPQVACTPNSNGTILDCDLGNPLRRDAQVIFYVKLSTSAILLSTTDISINLQLNTTSVQEVLPVEAVAKVAFELALQVYSQARPSQVTPGDSALGESAINSRTQMGPEIQFDFQIINLGRPLKSFANASLNIRWPKENAVGKWMLYLTQITHSGVQPIPCSPAREVDPLRSVKGWTEPLRRRRQVEPEALSSDQFTSLLTRRHKTLTCSEGLNCVEVRCPLVGLDSIAKVTLHSRLWNTTFTEDYWSLNYLFIVVDADVRLTNANENIRLKLEQASTQIKLTVFMEKKAEFYAKVAWWIIVLTVITGLLLLAVLAFVLWQTDWAKNLHKKHSHKEDPVTLTQLALLNS